From the Comamonas odontotermitis genome, one window contains:
- a CDS encoding SPOR domain-containing protein, producing the protein MIRFAIVLLLLANAGYYAFSHGMLRSLGWAPENPAEPERLQQQVNPEALRIMTREEMEQAQKQVQSAAPAAEAPVNPASEATGKPAVEPDKAAEKPADKSTDKLAEKPAEKPEKPEKPEKRECLVAGSFDAKQVEALRLQLAKLPEGSWKLDSTTSAGRWMVYVGKFSSQDALDKRREELRALDISTDRARLASLEPGISLGRFSTEEAAERHLAAMGKKGVSGAKVVVDRPETINYTLRLPRVDAATKKRVQSWHVMDGKDLQACS; encoded by the coding sequence ATGATTCGTTTTGCCATCGTGCTACTGTTGCTGGCCAATGCGGGCTACTACGCGTTTTCGCACGGCATGCTGCGCAGCCTGGGCTGGGCGCCTGAAAACCCGGCCGAGCCCGAGCGCCTGCAGCAGCAGGTCAATCCCGAAGCGCTGCGCATCATGACGCGCGAGGAAATGGAGCAGGCGCAAAAACAGGTGCAGAGCGCGGCGCCTGCCGCTGAGGCGCCTGTGAACCCAGCCTCGGAAGCAACTGGCAAGCCAGCAGTTGAGCCCGACAAAGCGGCAGAAAAGCCTGCGGACAAATCGACAGACAAGCTGGCCGAGAAGCCTGCTGAAAAGCCCGAAAAGCCCGAAAAGCCAGAGAAACGGGAATGCCTGGTGGCAGGCAGCTTCGATGCCAAGCAGGTGGAGGCGCTGCGTCTGCAACTGGCCAAGTTGCCCGAAGGCAGCTGGAAGCTCGACTCCACCACCTCTGCGGGCCGTTGGATGGTCTATGTCGGCAAGTTCAGCAGCCAGGATGCGTTGGACAAACGCCGCGAAGAGTTGCGCGCGCTGGACATCAGCACCGACCGCGCCCGTCTGGCGAGCCTGGAGCCTGGCATTTCTCTGGGGCGTTTTTCCACCGAGGAAGCCGCAGAACGCCACCTGGCCGCCATGGGCAAAAAGGGCGTGAGCGGCGCCAAGGTGGTGGTGGACCGGCCCGAGACCATCAATTACACCCTGCGCCTGCCACGCGTTGATGCTGCCACCAAGAAGCGCGTGCAAAGCTGGCATGTGATGGATGGCAAGGACCTGCAGGCCTGCTCCTGA
- a CDS encoding biotin--[acetyl-CoA-carboxylase] ligase: MTAASQEPIRWPAEAIWQAVEPQLPGFTIEIVPSIDSTNTELMRRAREGRQEPILLVAEQQTAGRGRLGRPWRSEVGDSLMFSLGLPLAPRDWSGLSLAVGVSVAESLQPQVPAAGNATLQAPKIGLKWPNDLWLTGDRKLAGILVETASFIAGSAHTASAGGYFDPQQALRYVVIGIGINVRAPQGDGLSTVPGSLQMVDGRWDAPQALAAVVPALVATVQAFARQGFAPLQQRFAARDALAGRAVSLSDGTQGVAQGVAADGALQVQTAAGLVGVTSSEISVRPQAPMQG, encoded by the coding sequence ATGACCGCAGCCAGCCAGGAGCCCATCCGTTGGCCTGCAGAGGCCATCTGGCAGGCTGTAGAGCCACAGTTGCCGGGCTTCACGATCGAGATCGTGCCCAGCATCGACTCCACCAACACCGAGCTGATGCGCCGCGCGCGTGAGGGCCGGCAGGAGCCGATCCTGCTGGTGGCCGAGCAGCAGACGGCAGGCCGTGGCCGCCTGGGCCGCCCCTGGCGCAGCGAAGTGGGCGATTCGCTGATGTTCTCGCTGGGCCTGCCGCTCGCGCCGCGCGATTGGTCCGGCCTGTCGTTGGCCGTGGGCGTGAGCGTGGCGGAAAGCCTGCAGCCGCAGGTGCCTGCTGCAGGCAACGCCACGCTGCAGGCGCCGAAAATCGGCCTCAAGTGGCCCAACGACCTGTGGCTGACGGGCGACCGCAAGCTCGCCGGCATTCTGGTGGAAACTGCAAGTTTCATAGCAGGCAGTGCCCATACAGCAAGCGCAGGTGGGTATTTTGATCCGCAACAGGCGTTGCGCTATGTTGTGATCGGCATCGGCATCAATGTGCGTGCGCCGCAGGGCGATGGCCTTTCCACCGTGCCCGGCAGTTTGCAGATGGTGGACGGCCGTTGGGATGCGCCGCAGGCGCTGGCCGCCGTGGTACCCGCGCTGGTGGCTACCGTGCAGGCGTTCGCCCGCCAGGGATTTGCGCCGCTGCAACAGCGTTTTGCTGCACGTGATGCATTGGCAGGCCGTGCGGTAAGCTTGAGCGATGGCACCCAGGGAGTCGCGCAGGGCGTGGCCGCAGATGGTGCGCTGCAGGTGCAGACTGCCGCCGGTCTGGTGGGCGTGACCAGTTCCGAGATCAGCGTACGCCCCCAGGCGCCGATGCAGGGCTGA
- the recX gene encoding recombination regulator RecX — MSFAKLSLQGRALRYLAQREHSRAELVTKLSPHLEEGDDLNAVLDALEAKGFISAERLVESVLHTKAARFGANRVAQELRHKGVDAELIADAMDRLRGTELQRACEVWRRRFGEQPSTPQERAKQMRFLASRGFGGEVVRKVLDGAGEEGL, encoded by the coding sequence ATGTCGTTTGCCAAACTCTCCCTCCAAGGCCGCGCACTGCGCTATCTGGCGCAGCGCGAGCACTCGCGTGCCGAACTGGTGACCAAACTCAGCCCGCACCTGGAAGAGGGCGATGATCTGAATGCCGTGCTCGATGCGCTCGAAGCCAAGGGCTTCATCAGCGCCGAGCGACTGGTGGAGAGCGTGCTCCATACCAAGGCGGCGCGCTTCGGCGCCAATCGCGTGGCGCAGGAGTTGCGCCACAAGGGTGTGGATGCCGAGCTGATTGCCGACGCCATGGATCGCCTGCGGGGCACCGAGCTGCAGCGGGCCTGCGAAGTCTGGCGGCGCCGCTTTGGCGAGCAGCCTTCCACGCCGCAGGAGCGGGCAAAACAGATGCGTTTTCTGGCCAGCCGCGGTTTTGGCGGAGAGGTGGTGCGCAAGGTGCTGGATGGAGCCGGGGAAGAGGGCCTGTAG
- a CDS encoding sensor histidine kinase encodes MALFRGEQRSLFGEILDWMLTPLLLLWPVSLALTWLVAQNLANKPFDRALEYNAHALAQLVSVHGGQTYFNLPQPASEILRADDSDAVYYQVTAPNGRFLAGESELPPPQDDQERPVGLVQLRDAELRGVEVRIAWIWVRLSLPEPNLALIQVAETREKRSVLATEIIKGVMLPQFVILPLAVLLVWLALARGIKPLHQLEERIRARKPDDLSPIHHKDVPLEVVPLVDSVNDLLGRLNDSLATQKRFLADAAHQLKTPLAGLRMQAEMAQRADANATDLKLSLQQIGRSSMRATHTVNQLLSLARAEGPGALLQRTPCNMAEIVLDAMHDGIDRALAKHIDMGYEGMQVDDPEVWVNGNATLLGELVRNLLDNAINYTPSGPRAPGIINVRLLADPFGHVLVLQVENSGPGIAEEDREHIFQPFYRVLGSDVDGSGLGLPIVQEIARQHGASVTLEDAYPKQTQRGVVFSVRLPTTQKPDAAA; translated from the coding sequence TTGGCCCTGTTTCGCGGTGAGCAGCGTTCCCTGTTCGGTGAGATCCTCGACTGGATGCTCACCCCGCTGCTGCTGCTGTGGCCGGTGTCGCTCGCGCTGACCTGGCTGGTGGCGCAGAACCTGGCCAACAAGCCGTTCGACCGCGCGCTGGAGTACAACGCCCACGCTCTGGCACAGCTGGTGAGTGTGCATGGTGGGCAGACCTATTTCAATCTGCCCCAGCCCGCCAGCGAAATTCTGCGCGCCGATGACTCGGACGCCGTGTACTACCAGGTAACGGCGCCCAATGGACGTTTTCTGGCTGGCGAATCGGAACTGCCCCCGCCCCAGGACGACCAGGAGCGCCCCGTCGGCCTGGTACAGCTGCGCGATGCCGAGTTGCGCGGCGTGGAAGTGCGAATCGCCTGGATCTGGGTGCGCCTGTCGCTGCCCGAGCCCAATCTGGCGCTGATCCAGGTCGCCGAGACGCGCGAGAAACGCAGCGTGCTGGCCACCGAGATCATCAAAGGCGTGATGCTGCCGCAGTTCGTCATCCTGCCGCTGGCGGTGCTGCTGGTCTGGCTGGCACTGGCGCGCGGCATCAAGCCGCTGCACCAACTGGAGGAGCGCATCCGCGCGCGCAAGCCCGATGACCTCTCGCCCATCCACCACAAGGATGTTCCGCTGGAAGTGGTGCCGCTGGTCGACTCAGTCAACGACCTGCTGGGGCGCCTGAACGACTCGCTGGCCACGCAAAAGCGCTTTCTGGCCGATGCCGCCCACCAGCTCAAGACGCCCCTGGCGGGGCTGCGCATGCAGGCCGAGATGGCCCAGCGCGCCGATGCCAACGCCACAGACCTGAAACTGTCGCTGCAGCAGATCGGGCGCTCGAGCATGCGTGCCACCCACACCGTCAATCAATTGCTCTCGCTCGCACGCGCCGAAGGCCCAGGCGCCCTGCTGCAGCGCACGCCCTGCAACATGGCAGAGATCGTGCTGGATGCCATGCACGACGGCATAGACCGTGCGCTGGCCAAGCACATCGACATGGGCTACGAAGGCATGCAGGTGGACGACCCGGAAGTCTGGGTCAACGGCAATGCCACCTTGCTGGGCGAGCTGGTACGCAACCTGCTGGACAACGCCATCAACTACACGCCCTCAGGCCCCCGTGCGCCAGGCATCATCAATGTGCGCCTGTTGGCCGACCCGTTTGGCCACGTGCTGGTGCTGCAGGTGGAAAACTCCGGCCCCGGCATTGCCGAGGAAGACCGTGAACACATCTTCCAGCCCTTCTACCGCGTGCTCGGCAGCGATGTCGATGGCTCCGGATTGGGCCTGCCCATCGTGCAGGAAATCGCGCGCCAGCACGGCGCCAGCGTCACCCTGGAAGACGCCTATCCCAAGCAGACGCAGCGCGGCGTGGTGTTCAGCGTGCGGCTGCCGACGACCCAGAAGCCAGACGCTGCTGCATGA
- a CDS encoding VOC family protein, with the protein MTPKNTICLWYQGDALEAARFYAQTFPDSTVGQIHRAPGDYPDGKQGDVLVVEFTVAGIPCIGLNGGPHFQHNESFSFQIATDDQEETDRLWNAVVSNGGQESACGWCKDRWGISWQITPRALTQGVFNADPATAQRVFAAMMTMTKIDIAAIEAARKGA; encoded by the coding sequence ATGACTCCCAAAAACACCATATGCCTATGGTACCAGGGCGACGCCCTGGAGGCAGCGCGTTTTTACGCGCAGACTTTTCCTGACAGCACGGTGGGCCAGATCCACCGCGCACCCGGCGACTACCCCGATGGCAAGCAGGGTGACGTGCTGGTGGTGGAATTCACCGTTGCCGGTATCCCGTGCATCGGGCTCAACGGCGGGCCGCATTTTCAGCACAACGAATCGTTTTCGTTCCAGATCGCCACCGACGACCAGGAAGAGACAGACCGGCTGTGGAACGCGGTTGTGAGCAATGGCGGGCAGGAGAGTGCCTGCGGCTGGTGCAAGGATCGCTGGGGCATCTCGTGGCAGATCACCCCGCGTGCCCTCACGCAGGGCGTTTTCAATGCCGACCCTGCCACGGCGCAGCGCGTATTTGCCGCCATGATGACCATGACCAAGATCGATATCGCGGCCATCGAAGCTGCCCGCAAGGGGGCGTGA
- a CDS encoding response regulator has product MRILIAEDDQVLADGLLRSLRNSGAVVDHVATGTEADAALMANNEFDLLILDLGLPKMHGLEVLKRLRARGSAIPVLILTAAESVDERVQGLDLGADDYMAKPFALSELEARVRALTRRSAGMSTTLIQHGPLEYDQAGRVATLEGRMLELSARELGLLEVLLQRSGRLVSKDQLVERLCEWGEEVSTNAIEVYIHRLRKKIEKGPVRIATVRGLGYCLEKIQPAA; this is encoded by the coding sequence ATGCGAATTCTGATTGCCGAAGACGACCAGGTGCTGGCCGACGGCCTGCTGCGCAGTCTGCGCAACTCGGGCGCTGTGGTGGACCACGTGGCCACTGGCACCGAAGCCGATGCCGCACTGATGGCCAACAACGAGTTTGACCTGCTGATCCTCGACCTGGGCCTGCCCAAGATGCACGGGCTGGAAGTACTCAAAAGGCTGCGCGCGCGCGGATCTGCGATACCCGTGCTGATTCTCACCGCCGCCGAAAGCGTGGACGAGCGCGTACAAGGCCTTGATCTGGGGGCCGACGACTACATGGCCAAGCCCTTTGCGCTGTCGGAGCTGGAAGCGCGCGTGCGGGCTCTCACGCGCCGCAGCGCAGGCATGAGCACCACCCTGATCCAGCACGGACCGCTGGAATACGACCAGGCGGGGCGCGTCGCCACGCTGGAAGGCCGGATGCTGGAGTTGTCCGCGCGCGAGCTGGGCCTGCTGGAGGTGTTGCTGCAGCGCAGCGGCCGCCTCGTCAGCAAGGACCAGTTGGTCGAGCGCCTGTGTGAATGGGGAGAAGAAGTCAGCACCAATGCCATCGAGGTGTACATCCACCGCCTGCGCAAGAAAATCGAGAAGGGCCCGGTACGCATTGCCACCGTGCGCGGCCTGGGCTATTGCCTCGAAAAGATCCAGCCTGCGGCCTGA
- a CDS encoding porin, translating to MQTSFSAYAAAVALVAGGTMAVHAPTRAADGSSVQLYGLVDAYVGSMRRSDQLARTLVVNSNGMTTSYWGLRGSEDLGGGLKALFTLESFFQTDSGSNGRNSADPFLSRNAWVGLAGGFGQVTAGRQTNRLFVASGQFDPFGGSLQFSPIMLQTWQVAYDRAVLGDSVWNNTVQYTSPTIGGFRADVSYGFGEQASDHGRSNKSLAINYAQGPFAAALVAQTVQYGPGLDGTGITRQTAVLAAASYDLGMAKVYGQWQRARTPDLGTRANTAQLGVGIPVGAAGRFMASVARTRRDASNADDSRRTNWAVGYDHQLSRRTDLYAIYLSDKLSGHGVEGSIGAGIRHRF from the coding sequence ATGCAAACTTCATTTTCTGCATATGCCGCCGCCGTGGCCCTGGTGGCTGGCGGCACCATGGCTGTTCATGCGCCTACCCGGGCTGCCGACGGCAGCAGCGTGCAGCTGTACGGCCTGGTGGATGCCTATGTCGGCTCCATGCGGCGCAGCGACCAGTTGGCCCGCACCCTGGTGGTCAACAGCAATGGCATGACCACGTCCTACTGGGGCCTGCGCGGCAGCGAAGACCTCGGAGGCGGTCTCAAGGCCTTGTTCACGCTGGAGAGCTTTTTTCAGACCGACAGCGGATCGAACGGACGCAACAGCGCCGATCCTTTTCTGTCGCGCAACGCCTGGGTAGGGCTTGCGGGCGGTTTTGGGCAAGTGACTGCCGGGCGGCAGACCAACCGGCTGTTCGTGGCCAGCGGCCAGTTCGATCCATTCGGCGGCTCGCTGCAGTTCTCTCCCATCATGCTCCAGACCTGGCAGGTGGCATACGACCGCGCGGTGCTGGGCGACAGCGTGTGGAACAACACCGTGCAATACACATCGCCGACCATCGGTGGTTTTCGTGCCGATGTTTCCTATGGCTTTGGAGAACAGGCAAGCGACCACGGCCGCAGCAACAAAAGCCTGGCCATCAACTATGCACAAGGGCCGTTCGCGGCAGCGTTGGTTGCGCAAACCGTGCAGTACGGGCCGGGGCTGGATGGCACCGGCATCACCCGCCAGACAGCGGTTCTGGCGGCCGCCTCCTACGATCTGGGCATGGCCAAGGTCTATGGCCAGTGGCAGCGGGCGCGCACGCCTGATCTGGGCACCAGGGCCAACACTGCCCAGCTGGGCGTGGGGATTCCAGTGGGCGCGGCAGGCAGATTCATGGCCTCGGTGGCGCGCACCCGGCGCGATGCTTCCAATGCCGACGATAGCCGCCGCACCAACTGGGCGGTGGGCTATGACCACCAGCTGTCGCGGCGCACCGACCTGTATGCCATCTACCTGAGCGACAAGCTCTCGGGTCATGGTGTGGAGGGCAGCATCGGGGCGGGCATACGCCACCGTTTCTGA
- a CDS encoding SET domain-containing protein: MPSNVPHFSTGRRIQVRRSGVHGRGVFALQDIAEGEVIVEYAGKVISYEESQRRHPHDPAHPNHTFFFQIDGNRVIDGGDGGNSARWINHSCDPNCFAEEVEDRIFISALRNISAGEELGYDYGLIIEERYTAKLKADYACHCGAADCRGTMLAPKRGWKPKGPASDLAEPGQKPKTGGKTTAKAKAERKNKAKADPKPKSKAKPKAKTETKPKAKPKARQARTSAKTRA, from the coding sequence ATGCCGAGCAATGTCCCCCATTTTTCAACAGGCCGCCGTATCCAGGTACGGCGTTCCGGCGTGCACGGCAGGGGCGTTTTTGCGCTGCAGGATATCGCAGAAGGCGAAGTGATTGTCGAATACGCGGGCAAGGTCATCAGCTATGAGGAGAGCCAGCGCCGCCATCCGCACGATCCAGCCCACCCGAACCACACCTTCTTCTTCCAGATCGACGGCAACCGCGTGATCGATGGCGGCGATGGCGGTAACTCGGCCCGCTGGATCAACCACAGCTGCGATCCCAACTGCTTTGCCGAAGAGGTGGAGGATCGCATCTTCATCAGCGCGCTGCGCAATATCAGCGCTGGCGAGGAGCTGGGCTACGACTACGGACTCATCATCGAAGAGCGCTACACCGCCAAGCTGAAGGCCGACTATGCCTGCCATTGTGGCGCGGCGGACTGCCGGGGCACCATGCTGGCACCCAAGCGGGGCTGGAAACCCAAGGGCCCCGCCAGCGACCTGGCCGAGCCTGGCCAGAAGCCCAAGACAGGCGGCAAGACCACAGCGAAGGCCAAGGCTGAGCGCAAGAACAAAGCCAAGGCAGACCCGAAGCCAAAATCGAAGGCCAAGCCAAAAGCCAAAACAGAAACCAAGCCAAAGGCCAAACCCAAGGCCAGACAGGCCAGAACTTCCGCAAAGACCCGCGCATGA
- a CDS encoding VF530 family protein translates to MTLSEQPRNPLHGMTLERILNELVDYFGWPGLGARISVRCFTLDPSITSSLKFLRKTPWAREKVESLYLFMLREQKRNERD, encoded by the coding sequence ATGACCCTCTCTGAGCAACCACGCAATCCTCTCCATGGCATGACGCTGGAGCGCATCCTGAACGAGCTGGTGGATTACTTCGGCTGGCCGGGGCTTGGGGCGCGCATTTCGGTGCGCTGCTTTACGCTCGACCCCAGCATCACCTCCAGCCTGAAGTTTCTGCGCAAGACGCCTTGGGCCCGCGAGAAGGTGGAGAGTCTCTACCTGTTCATGCTGCGCGAGCAAAAGCGCAACGAGCGCGACTGA
- the recA gene encoding recombinase RecA translates to MNATATKPEANTEKAKALAAALAQIEKQFGKGTIMKLGEGEAIEDIQVVSTGSLGLDIALGVGGLPRGRVIEIYGPESSGKTTLTLQVIAEMQKLGGTCAFIDAEHALDTSYAQKLGVNLPDILISQPDTGEQALEIVDSLVRSGAVDLIVVDSVAALTPKAEIEGEMGDQLPGLQARLMSQALRKLTATIKKTNCTVIFINQIRMKIGVMFGSPETTTGGNALKFYASVRLDIRRTGTIKKGDEAIGNETKVKVVKNKVSPPFKTAEFDILFGEGISREGEILDMGVNARIIEKSGAWYAYNGEKIGQGRDNSREFLRENPDLAIEIENKVRESLNISLRPAEDGVIAGPDADGEAA, encoded by the coding sequence ATGAACGCCACCGCTACCAAGCCAGAAGCCAATACCGAAAAAGCCAAAGCCCTGGCTGCGGCGCTTGCCCAGATCGAAAAGCAGTTCGGCAAGGGCACGATCATGAAGTTGGGAGAGGGCGAGGCGATTGAGGATATCCAGGTTGTCTCCACCGGCTCGCTGGGGCTCGACATTGCCCTGGGCGTAGGCGGCCTGCCGCGTGGCCGTGTGATCGAGATCTACGGCCCTGAATCGTCCGGCAAGACCACGCTGACGCTGCAGGTGATTGCCGAAATGCAAAAACTGGGCGGTACCTGTGCCTTCATCGACGCCGAGCACGCGCTCGATACCAGCTATGCGCAAAAGCTGGGCGTGAACCTGCCGGACATACTGATCAGCCAGCCCGATACCGGCGAGCAGGCGCTGGAGATCGTGGACAGCCTGGTGCGCTCGGGCGCCGTTGACCTGATCGTGGTGGACTCGGTCGCCGCCCTGACGCCCAAGGCTGAAATCGAAGGCGAAATGGGCGACCAGTTGCCCGGCCTGCAGGCGCGCCTGATGAGCCAGGCGCTGCGCAAGCTGACCGCCACCATCAAGAAGACCAACTGCACGGTCATCTTCATCAACCAGATCCGCATGAAGATCGGTGTGATGTTCGGCAGCCCCGAAACCACGACGGGCGGCAACGCGCTCAAGTTCTACGCCTCGGTGCGTCTCGATATCCGTCGCACCGGCACCATCAAGAAGGGTGACGAAGCCATCGGTAATGAAACCAAGGTGAAGGTTGTCAAGAACAAGGTTTCGCCTCCGTTCAAGACCGCCGAGTTCGACATCCTCTTTGGCGAAGGCATCTCGCGCGAAGGCGAAATCCTCGACATGGGCGTCAATGCCCGCATCATCGAGAAAAGCGGCGCCTGGTATGCCTACAACGGAGAGAAGATCGGCCAGGGCCGCGACAACTCGCGCGAATTCCTGCGCGAGAATCCCGACCTCGCCATCGAGATCGAGAACAAGGTGCGCGAAAGCCTGAACATCTCGCTGCGCCCCGCCGAAGACGGCGTGATCGCAGGCCCCGATGCCGATGGAGAGGCTGCCTGA
- a CDS encoding SdiA-regulated domain-containing protein, which translates to MKRDTQVLGWRLRRRRIAAVMALLALVAICLHLNTMRLPWHGAIAAERAAPAANAQLARYHATEQAKPVIGIRDNLSGLTYSPHTHTLFAVINRPPSVAELNTKGELLRLMPLEGADDPEGVAHIDGNWFAIADERRNRIHWVEIVPEGRKVVLSQTQSLALGDTEIKNFGVEGLSWDGQRRQLVAVTEKWPMQVLRISLPAFAPGTGASPSVTVNSWEPADPTGLPTTDLASVEVDPRTGNLLLLGEESSVLYEYDRNGDLAGLMPLWAGESGLERTIPQPEGVAMDGSGVLYLVSEPNLFYRFEKRS; encoded by the coding sequence ATGAAACGGGATACCCAGGTGTTGGGGTGGCGGTTGCGCCGCCGCCGGATAGCGGCGGTCATGGCCTTGCTGGCGCTGGTTGCGATCTGTCTGCACCTGAACACCATGCGCCTGCCCTGGCACGGTGCAATCGCAGCAGAGCGTGCTGCTCCGGCTGCGAACGCGCAGCTGGCGCGTTACCACGCAACAGAGCAGGCCAAACCGGTCATCGGCATTCGCGACAACCTCTCGGGTCTGACCTACAGCCCGCACACCCATACCCTCTTTGCCGTAATCAACCGCCCGCCCAGCGTGGCCGAGTTGAACACCAAGGGCGAACTGCTGCGCCTCATGCCCCTGGAAGGCGCCGATGACCCTGAAGGGGTTGCCCATATCGATGGCAACTGGTTCGCCATTGCGGACGAACGCCGCAACCGCATCCACTGGGTGGAGATCGTGCCGGAAGGCCGCAAGGTGGTGCTGAGCCAGACCCAGTCTCTGGCATTGGGCGATACGGAGATCAAGAACTTCGGAGTGGAAGGCCTGAGCTGGGACGGGCAGCGCCGGCAACTCGTTGCAGTGACGGAAAAATGGCCCATGCAGGTATTGCGCATCAGTCTGCCCGCCTTCGCTCCCGGTACTGGCGCTTCGCCCTCCGTGACTGTCAATTCGTGGGAGCCTGCCGACCCCACCGGTCTGCCCACCACCGATCTGGCGTCGGTTGAAGTCGATCCCCGCACGGGCAATCTGCTGCTGCTGGGAGAGGAGTCGTCGGTGCTGTACGAATACGACCGCAATGGCGATCTGGCCGGCCTGATGCCGCTGTGGGCAGGCGAAAGCGGGCTGGAGCGCACCATTCCCCAGCCTGAAGGCGTGGCCATGGATGGCTCTGGCGTGCTGTACCTGGTCTCTGAGCCGAATCTCTTCTATCGCTTCGAAAAACGGAGCTAA
- a CDS encoding MarR family winged helix-turn-helix transcriptional regulator yields the protein MPILLPHLPDDSWRLTHLGRLLGHAMRRFDARVLQLMAQDEAVPLALSNLAARDQVSAAHIHITRHLALAGDRLTNLAERAGMSKQAMANLVDQCEAWGLVTRESDPRDARARIVRFTGSGLLWLQAFERAVTQAEAEFRTEVGDEVATVVKLGLEAYCGSDEQIF from the coding sequence ATGCCCATTCTTCTTCCCCACCTGCCTGACGACAGCTGGCGCCTGACGCACCTGGGCCGCCTTCTGGGCCATGCCATGCGCCGCTTCGATGCCCGCGTGCTGCAGCTGATGGCACAGGACGAAGCGGTACCGCTTGCCCTGTCGAACCTGGCAGCGCGCGACCAGGTGAGCGCCGCCCATATCCACATTACCCGGCACCTGGCGCTGGCCGGTGACCGCCTGACCAACCTGGCCGAGCGCGCTGGCATGAGCAAGCAGGCCATGGCCAACCTGGTGGATCAGTGCGAAGCCTGGGGATTGGTGACGCGCGAGAGCGATCCGCGTGACGCACGGGCCCGCATCGTGCGCTTTACCGGCTCCGGCCTGCTGTGGCTGCAGGCTTTCGAGCGCGCAGTAACACAGGCAGAGGCCGAGTTCCGCACCGAGGTGGGCGACGAAGTGGCGACGGTGGTGAAACTGGGGCTGGAGGCGTATTGCGGCAGCGATGAACAGATTTTTTGA
- a CDS encoding Bug family tripartite tricarboxylate transporter substrate binding protein: MQRRQFVSALLALGAMPLAAGAQPSFSSKPIRIMVPFGPGGVADLTVRIVAQKMTELLGGQPIIVDNKPGAGGVVAAEQVVRAAPDGLTLLLMSNANAVAEGLFKSLSYNAAKDFAPISTLGYFDLAVLVPQDSPIRSLQDLVAQAKARPGKLNIGTINMGSTQHLAAELLKTTLGIDVQIVPFNGSPAVLNALRGKQVDAAVEILAPVMAQVSSKVLRALAVMGDKRAAGLPQVPTVAESDAAAKGFSVASWNALAAPAKTPQAVIARLSQAANAALALPDVKQRLQDLGVEARGSTAEQQAALLNSEIQRWGAVIQRAGIPKQ, from the coding sequence ATGCAAAGACGACAGTTTGTCAGCGCCCTGCTGGCATTGGGAGCCATGCCGTTGGCGGCAGGTGCCCAGCCATCATTTTCTTCCAAGCCCATCCGCATCATGGTGCCCTTCGGCCCGGGAGGCGTAGCCGACCTCACCGTGCGCATCGTGGCGCAGAAAATGACCGAGCTGCTCGGCGGCCAGCCCATCATCGTGGACAACAAGCCGGGTGCGGGCGGCGTGGTGGCTGCCGAGCAGGTGGTGCGAGCCGCGCCCGATGGCCTTACGCTGCTGCTCATGTCGAATGCCAACGCGGTTGCAGAGGGGCTGTTCAAGTCGCTTTCGTACAACGCGGCCAAGGACTTTGCACCGATCTCCACGCTGGGCTATTTTGATCTGGCCGTGCTGGTGCCGCAGGACAGTCCGATCCGTTCGCTGCAGGATCTCGTCGCCCAGGCCAAGGCGCGGCCTGGCAAGCTCAATATCGGCACCATCAATATGGGCAGCACGCAGCACCTGGCGGCAGAGCTGCTCAAGACCACGCTGGGCATCGATGTGCAGATCGTGCCTTTCAATGGCTCGCCCGCCGTGCTCAACGCGCTGCGTGGCAAGCAGGTGGATGCGGCCGTTGAAATTCTCGCGCCGGTGATGGCACAGGTCAGCAGCAAGGTACTGCGGGCACTGGCCGTCATGGGTGACAAGCGCGCGGCCGGGCTGCCGCAGGTTCCCACCGTGGCCGAGAGCGATGCGGCGGCCAAGGGCTTCAGCGTGGCCTCGTGGAATGCGCTGGCCGCGCCGGCAAAGACGCCTCAGGCCGTCATCGCGCGGCTCAGCCAGGCGGCGAATGCGGCGCTGGCCTTGCCCGACGTGAAGCAACGCCTGCAAGACCTGGGTGTTGAGGCGCGGGGCAGCACCGCCGAGCAGCAGGCGGCGCTGTTGAACAGCGAAATCCAGCGCTGGGGTGCCGTGATCCAGCGTGCCGGCATTCCAAAGCAGTAA